Within Kutzneria chonburiensis, the genomic segment GCCGACCAGACTCTGCAGAAGTTCGCCGACGCCGTGGTGGCGGCGGGCGGCCCGAAGTACAAGTGGACGGAGATCGATCCGACCAACGACGCCGACGGCGGCCAGCCGGGCGGCAACATCCGGATCGCCTTCTTCTACAACCCGAAGCGGGTGTCCCTTGTGGACCGTCCGGGCGGTGACGCGACCACCGCGACGACGATCGTCGACAACCACGGCAAGGCCGAGTTGTCGATCTCGCCCGGCCGTGTCGACCCGACCAACCCGGCCTGGAACGCCAGCCGCAAGCCGCTGGCGGCGGAGTTCCGGTTCCAGGGCCGTGAGGTCATCGTGATCGGCAACCACCTCGTGTCCAAGCTCGGCGACCAGCCGGACGTCGGCCGCAACCAGCCGCCGACGCGTGGCTCGGAGGTGCAGCGCGGGCAGCAGACGGCGGCGCTGCGCGCGTTCGTCGACCAGATCCTGGCGGTGAACCAGAAGGCCAACATCGTCATCCCGGGCGACTTCAACGACATGCAGTTCTCGCCGACGGTGGCCACCCTGACCGCCGGTGGCGCGCTGCGTGACCTGGTGAACGAGCTGCCGGCGAACCAGCGCTACAGCTACGTCTACCAGGGCAACTCGGAGGTGCTGGACCACCTGCTGGTCAGCACCGCGCCGCGTGGTGTCGAGTACGACGTCGTGCACGTCAACTCGGAGTTCTTCGACCAGGCCAGCGACCACGACCCGCAGGTGGTCCGGTTCCGGCCGAGCACCGGCAACGAGTTCCTCGACCAGCTGCTCGACCTGGCGCACTGCTTCGCGCCGCCGGCCAAGTAGCACTGCTTGGAAGGGGCCCTTCCTGACGTTGAACGTCGGGTTGGGCCCCTTCATGTCATTGTGGGGGCGTGACTCAGCCGAAGGCCGGCCAGGTGTTGGCGGCGAACCTGAAGGTGCTGCGCGAGCGCAGTGGCCTGTCGCTGTCCGAACTGGCCCGCCGGTCGGGCATCGCCAAGGGCACGCTGTCCCAGCTGGAGTCCGGCGCCGGCAATCCGACCATCGAGACTGTGTTCAGTTTGTCGAACGCCCTGAGCGTGCCGGTGTCGAGCCTGCTGACGTTGCGCAGCGACCCGGACGTGGTGCTGATCCGTTCCGCCGACCTGGAGGTGCTCAGCAGCAACGCGGTCGACCTGCGGATGCTGCGCCGCCTCGACGTCACCGAGACCGTGTTCGAGATGTACGACCAGCGGGTCCGGCCCGGGCAGCAGCAGCATTCGGACGGCCACGCCGGCATCGAGCACGTCACGGTGGTCACCGGCCGGCTGCTGATCGGCCCGCCGGACGACCCGTACGAACTCGGCCCCGGCGACTACGTGAGCTTCCCGGCCGACCGCCCGCACATCTACCGCGCGGTCGACGGGCCGGTGCTGTCGGTGCTGCTGCTCCAGTACCCGGCCGATGCCGGCCCGCCGGCCTTGACCTGTGCCACCACCGACCCGTAGCGTTCATTTTAACGAACGGAGGTGGCCGTGCGCGTGGTGGTCGTCGGGGCGGGAGTGATCGGTGCGGCCTGCGCCG encodes:
- a CDS encoding helix-turn-helix domain-containing protein encodes the protein MTQPKAGQVLAANLKVLRERSGLSLSELARRSGIAKGTLSQLESGAGNPTIETVFSLSNALSVPVSSLLTLRSDPDVVLIRSADLEVLSSNAVDLRMLRRLDVTETVFEMYDQRVRPGQQQHSDGHAGIEHVTVVTGRLLIGPPDDPYELGPGDYVSFPADRPHIYRAVDGPVLSVLLLQYPADAGPPALTCATTDP